CAATTCTGAAATGCAAGCTCTGTGGAGGGCAAGACTTAGCGGGCTGGCTCCTTCCCACAGGAAAGCAGGGCCCTCGCCCGGCAAGAGCAGCATGCAGAGGGTGCTCCCCGTCTGCACGTCAGCCCTCGCtgcccacaggcagctctgcccaggtttTCCACTGCTGCCCCCACGCACCgcgtcgggggcgggggggtacAGCTGGGCCGACTGAGGAGCACTGATGGATGGGGAGGTGTCAACGGTTTAGGGACTCATGCCTGCTGGTAGAAATTGAAATGCCATCAATACTCAGGGTCTCTTTCTCAGTggaggggcagggggttggacattGTTTGGCGAGAGGTCTACTGTTTGTgtatctgctttggttttcaaaaccaatgcctgcagatttctttactgaaagagtggtcaggcattggaacaggctgcccggggaagtattggagtcaccatccctggaggtgttcaaaaaacctatagacattcaggtcatggtttagtaggcatggtggtgttgggttgacggctggacttggtgattgattctatggttctgtgatgctatgattctatgattctttgttcAGTGTTCTCTGAGTGCTGTTGTTGGGTTTGGAACCTTGAAGGCGATGGTTACGGGTTTCTGTGtctagatgttagcattttctgtctctctgagaTAGCAATGATCtattgtctctttcttttgtagAACATGACTTCCTCAGATAAggatttttcagaagacagtaaCTTTTCGCCAAAAGCCAGCACCAGCAAACTGCCAACAGATGCGTCTCCTGACTCTAAATGCCCCATCTGCTTGGATAGGTTTGACAATGTTGCGTATCTAGATCGCTGCTTGCATAAGTTCTGTTTCCACTGTGTCCAGGAGTggtcaaaaaacaaagcagaatgccCCCTGTGCAAGCaaccctttttttccattttccatacgATTCGTGCCGAAGATGACTTCAAGGAGTACGTACTCCCCTTTTCAGAAAATAGCTCTTTTGCCAGCCCTGATGGCCGGAGATTTCGTTACCGTACCACTTTAACAGGCGAACGCCGCGCCAGTCGTTCCCCGTCCCGAAGGACGCAGTTCCCTCCAGATAATGGGATATTGTTTGAAGGCTTGTCCAGCGCACCCGTGCGGCAGAGAGCCGGAGAGATCCAGCAGATGATCAGGAGGCTGGCCTCAAGGAGACAGGCTAGCGCGGAGGGCAGGTCTCTACGGCAGATTCAGGAGGAGGACATGATCAACTTCCGCAGAGCGCTGTACCGTACTGGTGTGCGCATTCGGAATATTCAGGATGGTGGCCGCTACCGAGAcatttcagcagagtttttccgCCGCAACCCTGCTTGCCTTCACAGGTTGGTTCCTTGGCTGAAGCGAGAACTTACGGTGCTGTTTGGTGCCCATGGATCTTTGGTTAATATTGTGCAGCACTTTATCATGAGTAATGTGACCAGGTATGACCTGGAAAGTCAGGCCTTTGCTGACGatttaaagccatttctgctgAATCGGACTGAACACTTCATACATGAATTCATCAGTTTTGCCCGTTGTCCTTTTAACTTAGAAGCGTATGATCAACATGCCAATTATGACTGTCCTGCACCGTCGTATGATGAAGGAAGCCACTCGGACTCATCAATTATTACAATATCTCCGGATATGGCATATTCTCGAGGGCCAGATAACAGTTTGTCTGTGACTGGTCTTGATCAGGCCCCCTGGGATGATGAAACTCCCGGGCCTTCCTATTCTGTTTCAGAAGAGGTTCGTGCAACCATGgcttctcctctggagatgtcaGAAAGTTCTGATGAGGACTCTGCTACAAAGAGTCAAAGAACCAAATGGCAGCCTCAGTTACAGGCTAACGCTGACTCAAACGACAGTGACTCTTCATCGGACAATTGTGTTATTGTTGGGTATGTTAAGCCGTTAGCTGAGAGGACACCAGAAGTGGTTGAGCTGTCCTCGGACTCTGAGGAGTccatcagagaagagaaaagggaagatgcgAAGAAACAGCAGCCAATGCAGTGTCGCAGCTGGAGTGACAGTGAACCAAGCAGGAGTTTCTCGCCACGTTCCCCCACATACAGGGAGGGTGTGGGTAGTGGTAGAAGCTGCTTATCTCCTGCAGCTGAGAAGACAGAGTCCAAAGATGAAGAGAAGAACAAGTGTAAGGTGAAAGATCTGTCTCCACGGGACCGGAACTGGAGCCTCTCTCCGGGGAGTGACACAGTGTGCTTCCCTTGGCATCACAGATTGTCCAGAAAGGGGAGGTCCAGGAGCCCACGGTCCTGTTCTCGGAACAGTCGAGGCAGTCGTGGCCATCGGTCTAGGAGGGAGCATCGTAGCAGAAGCCACCTTAAAAGGAGACCATCGAGAAGCAGGGATAGTAGCAAGCGtaggagcaagagaagcagcaggaggtcaAGGGCTCGTGACACCAGAGTCTCTCTAAAAAGCCAGAGAGTCTCTCTAAGTCGTGAGAGCAGTCCATCCAGAGAATTAAGCAGATCACGATCACGTAGCAAAGGCCATGGCAAAAGGCGATCAAGAAGCAGGGACAGCGATCGTTATTACATGAGAGACAATTATCAAAGTAGAGACCAGTGGGGTTACACTTCCTGTAGTCGAAAGGACCTTGGAGATGGCTATgactcctccagcagaaggaggactcagCCTAATGCTCGTTATTCGAAGCAATCTGCTAGTCCAGAATACAGGATGCGATCATTTGTTGAAAAGGCAGATCCACAGAGCCAGAGGGGACTCCGTGAGAGACACTATTACTGTGATGAAAGATGCAGGTCGAGGAGTCGATCAAGCAACAGGTCAAGGACCCCTTCTGGAGGAACTAACAGAACGAAAAGTGGAAAGCCTGGTGgaaaaaggaagtacaaaacccgCCATTTGGAGAATGCGTTTGTGGAGAGCACAAgtctagaaagagaaaatgaccCCGAGAAAACTTTCTCCAAATTCAGTGACTGCTACAAAAATGAAGATAGCCTTTCAGACAATCGAGCAAGCAGTGagacaaagcgtaagaaaaagaCGAAAAAGATGAGGAGTCCAAGTGTGGAGATAGTCTATGAAGGAAAAGCGACAGACACAagacatctgaaaaagaaaaagaagaagcataAGAAGAAACACCGGAAACATCACGTGAGTAACTCGTCACACTCTTCTCCAGTGGTGATTACGATTGATAGTGATAGTAGCAAGGAGCCACTAACTATGGAATGTGACAGCAGTATTACTTGGACAGGCACAACTCGGACATACGAGAGAGAAGgtgagtctccatcttcttttttggaAATGACAGGATGTGAAGATGTTTACAGAGTCGGTGAGAAAACTGGAGGAGCAGCCAAAAAGTACAGTATTCCTACCACAAGGGCAGACTTAGACGGTGAcattagaaatgctgattttgaacTTCGAGAAACATCGCCTGGTCGGAGGCTTGCCAGAGCGGATACCAGCAGTAGCATCCGTCACATAGAAACTCTAAGCAGCTACGTTGAAGAAGCACCAGCATCGCCTTCTGGtcagctgccttcccccaggaTGTCCTTCCTAGAGTGTCCAGAGAGACAACCACTGATACTAAGACTGCCAAAGAATCTCGTCAGCAGATCTTCTTGGTTTGGTTTCCCGGAAGAAAAAATGTAGCACACTTCCCATGGAACACTTCTTAAAATTGTGAATTTGTTTtgactacttttttccctttgagaacaAAAACAGCTGATGTGATTTGTGTATGTTAAAAGATGTCTGGGAAAAGTCTAAA
This DNA window, taken from Opisthocomus hoazin isolate bOpiHoa1 chromosome Z, bOpiHoa1.hap1, whole genome shotgun sequence, encodes the following:
- the LOC142358940 gene encoding E3 ubiquitin-protein ligase Topors-like; this translates as MTSSDKDFSEDSNFSPKASTSKLPTDASPDSKCPICLDRFDNVAYLDRCLHKFCFHCVQEWSKNKAECPLCKQPFFSIFHTIRAEDDFKEYVLPFSENSSFASPDGRRFRYRTTLTGERRASRSPSRRTQFPPDNGILFEGLSSAPVRQRAGEIQQMIRRLASRRQASAEGRSLRQIQEEDMINFRRALYRTGVRIRNIQDGGRYRDISAEFFRRNPACLHRLVPWLKRELTVLFGAHGSLVNIVQHFIMSNVTRYDLESQAFADDLKPFLLNRTEHFIHEFISFARCPFNLEAYDQHANYDCPAPSYDEGSHSDSSIITISPDMAYSRGPDNSLSVTGLDQAPWDDETPGPSYSVSEEVRATMASPLEMSESSDEDSATKSQRTKWQPQLQANADSNDSDSSSDNCVIVGYVKPLAERTPEVVELSSDSEESIREEKREDAKKQQPMQCRSWSDSEPSRSFSPRSPTYREGVGSGRSCLSPAAEKTESKDEEKNKCKVKDLSPRDRNWSLSPGSDTVCFPWHHRLSRKGRSRSPRSCSRNSRGSRGHRSRREHRSRSHLKRRPSRSRDSSKRRSKRSSRRSRARDTRVSLKSQRVSLSRESSPSRELSRSRSRSKGHGKRRSRSRDSDRYYMRDNYQSRDQWGYTSCSRKDLGDGYDSSSRRRTQPNARYSKQSASPEYRMRSFVEKADPQSQRGLRERHYYCDERCRSRSRSSNRSRTPSGGTNRTKSGKPGGKRKYKTRHLENAFVESTSLERENDPEKTFSKFSDCYKNEDSLSDNRASSETKRKKKTKKMRSPSVEIVYEGKATDTRHLKKKKKKHKKKHRKHHVSNSSHSSPVVITIDSDSSKEPLTMECDSSITWTGTTRTYEREGESPSSFLEMTGCEDVYRVGEKTGGAAKKYSIPTTRADLDGDIRNADFELRETSPGRRLARADTSSSIRHIETLSSYVEEAPASPSGQLPSPRMSFLECPERQPLILRLPKNLVSRSSWFGFPEEKM